Below is a window of Campylobacter concisus DNA.
CTTTTGCTAGTTTTATCGGAAGTGAGTTTTCGTCTTTTAAAAATTTAAAGACATTTTCATAGCGTGTTTTTAGCGTGATTTCGCAACGATCTCCATAAATTTTGTTAAAAGAATTTGCCATATCGCTTAAAAACTCAAGCCTTTTTTGAAATTTCACCTCATCAAATTCTCTTATGTCGATCTTAAGAGTTGTTTTTGCGCTGTTTCCGCTAAGCTCTTTTACCCAGAAATACCCCTCCTTGCCCTCGGTGCACTCTGGTACTTCGCCGCCTGGCAAAAGCGAGATAAATTTATGCGCAAGAAGTAGCGAATTTACAAGCTTGCCCTTTGCGTTCATCGGATGAGCCGAAACGCCTTTAAAGACCATCGTGCAGTCAGCCGCATTCCAGTTTTCATATATTAGCTCGCCTATCTCGCAGCAGTCTAAACAGTAACCAAAATCAGCTCCAAGCAAATTTACATCAAGTGCTTTTGCCCCAAGTAAGCCCTGCTCCTCATCAGGCACGAAGCAGATCACGATCTTACCGTGCTTTACATCAGGATTTTGCATAAAGTAGCTAGCCATATTTACGATGCTAGCGATCGCAGCCTTATCATCAGCCCCAAGCAAGCTAGTGCCATCAGTCACGACTATGTCGTCACCAACGTATTTTTTAAGCTCTGGATTGTCGTTAAATTTTAGATAAATTCTCTGCTCTTCATTTAGGCAGATATCGCCACCTGTGTATTTTACTATCTTGGCTTTGGTGTCATTTTTTTGCTCACTACTTGTATCTAAATGCCCAAAAAAGGCGATACTTGGAGCATTTTCGCAGTTTGCAGGAATTTTTGCTATCAAGATAGCATTGTCTTGCAAAATGATATCTTTTATACCTAGCGAGCTAAGCTCTTCTTTTAAAAAACGAGCCAGCTCATACTCGGTTGGATTAGAAGGCATAACGCC
It encodes the following:
- a CDS encoding peptidase M20 — encoded protein: MDIVERFLNYTKFNTTTNKENGLKGVMPSNPTEYELARFLKEELSSLGIKDIILQDNAILIAKIPANCENAPSIAFFGHLDTSSEQKNDTKAKIVKYTGGDICLNEEQRIYLKFNDNPELKKYVGDDIVVTDGTSLLGADDKAAIASIVNMASYFMQNPDVKHGKIVICFVPDEEQGLLGAKALDVNLLGADFGYCLDCCEIGELIYENWNAADCTMVFKGVSAHPMNAKGKLVNSLLLAHKFISLLPGGEVPECTEGKEGYFWVKELSGNSAKTTLKIDIREFDEVKFQKRLEFLSDMANSFNKIYGDRCEITLKTRYENVFKFLKDENSLPIKLAKDAFRELNITPNIKPMRGGYDGAVISAKGVPTLNLFTGANNFHSVFEYLPVSSLKAASEVIKKIVINTAK